In Botrytis cinerea B05.10 chromosome 3, complete sequence, the genomic stretch CCTCATACTATAAAACTTCTCCACATATCTCCTCGTCCTCACCAAATCCTTGGCCTGAATCTTCGCCGCCCCCATCTGTCCATTCTTCGCACTCTTCTTAATTTCCtgaatcaatttcttctcctgaTTTTCCAACTTCGTTCTCTCGCGATCGAGTTCGCGCTGCGTTTTTTCCAGCGATCGCTGATGTTTGCGCAGTCGCTCCGCAGGCGTCATGCGCTTGCCAAATGCCCATTCGACGATCTGGATGGGGATGGTTAGTGGGGGAGCTGGGGGAGGGATATGAGGAGAGGTACGGACATTCATGGTTGTGATTGAAGGTGTTGGTTGGTGTTGAGGTTGAAAGGGAATCGGAGAAAGGTGGGTGAATTAATGTAGATTATTTGATGGTGTGTGTGTTCGATGCAGCCGCGCAAGTCGTCATGGAGTAATGATTCGGCTTTCGTTTCCAAGCTCGTAGCCTTGGATCTTAGCAGCCTTGGCTAATTGTATCCTGAAATCTAAGGCACACATATAGTTGTCCCTACCTACCCCATTTGATAGGACCTGGAGCTCAATACATGTTCACCGGGAGTAAGCTACAAGATATGCGCCCTGCAGCTAAGCTTAGGAAAGGCTACAAGTCGCTTGGAAAGGCTCACAGGTAACTTTACTTGTCTAGAAAGCTCACAACACGCCCCTCGGAGGTAGGATCACAGATGCGCATTTCACATGTGACATATTAAGGTATGATattacttttctttcttttcttttcttttcttttcttttattttctactGAGTAAAGTAAGTGGAGAGGGGAGTCCGAAGTAGCTAGGTACGCCATACAATCAATCCTAAAGCTTACGACCAACGCCACtcatatttccattttccacatcaccacccatccatcacctGTTCCGCCAATCCATCCCTAATTGTctttaaaaatcaattgcTCAGAAAACGCCATTTTTATTCATCTGAGAAAGCAGACATCGACGcatgagaagaaaaagagatattGGGGTATAACAAAGAATCTAAGCATCGTATGCAGCAGCCACTCCTGGAGCTGGtccctccaaatccacacTCTCGACATTATTTCTGATTTCCGCACTTTTGTTGACCAAGTTGCCAAAATATTTTCTAGCAACTTCACTTTCACCTCTGATCTTTCTAGTCTCTTCGCGCTTGGTACCAAGTTGTTCGACTGAACGTTGAAGACCAACTCGAAGGTTATCGGCAGGGAATCGAAGAACCTTGCGTACTGATGATGAGATACGATCACTATTAGAGTGTACGTAATCAATGGCGGAAAGTTGAGTAGAGATCTTGGAGGAGAGGCGATGTGGAAGTGATTGAGGAATTTGGTTCAAGATATAGTAAGCTGCGGCGATAGCTAGAAAGAATTAGTAAGAATGTACAACGTAGAATCATGCAAAACATACCTCCTGCTAAGATTCCTGGCACGACCAATCTACGCAAATTGTTGTTACCCATAATCTTTGCGGCAGACAGAGCACCATCAACCCATCCGAATCCGCCAATTGCACGACTACCAACAACAGTGGCAAAAGTCATTGCCATACCAGTTCCGGCCATCTTCTCTTGTCTTTGAAGTAGAGtagagaaatcgaagaaatcCCACAATTCAGtctcaatatcaagatgCTTGGCAAGAATATCACGCTTGCGCTTGAACATGATGTCACTTCTGAAGCTCAGGTCTGTATACTCATCACCGAGATGCAAGATCCCAAGTTGCTTGATCTGTGTTACGCCATCAACTGTCTTACGACGTGCATGTTCTTCACAGGCAGAAACAGTAGCAGAAATTTCGGACATGATAGCTTCCTTTATGTCATCGGCATACTGGAATGCGCCGAACAGTCCTGGATATGGAATACCAAGATCACCATCAGCTGTTCTAGCGATTGTGTCGTTGAGTGTCGAGCGGGTGTAATCGTAAATACCCTTGCATGTTGCATCAATAGTTCGGTCAATATCATCGCTTACTTCAGCCTTCGCCTTTTGAGAAGCCTCGAGCATTGGCTCTATATCTGCTAGTTCTTTTGTAACGCGATCCAGTTCGGATTGTGCAACCTCTGCATTGACGGTGGCAAGACTTTGAATATCGCTTAGAACATTGAGTAAGTAAGTCTTTGCTGGAGCCAACTTGGATCTAGCTCGCTTCTCGAGAACGAATCGGCGCAGTGATTGTTCAAGAATCTCAAAGTCTCTAATCTTTTCCTTGTCCTTGCCTTTGCCCTTTCCTTTCGGATCCGAACCATCATCGAAGTCTGGTCCATCACCACTACCTCCACTATAACTACCGCTTCCGCCACCACTTCCACCCGGTGGACCAGGAGGGCCAAGTGCAGCAGTAGGAATAGCGTTACTCGATACGAAGTGAACGAGCTCGGAGGATTCCTTGAAGGTTCTAGGACTTAAACCTTGGATTTGCTccaaaatcattttttggCATCGTTCCTTATCCCTGATGTTATCATATCCGTTGACAACCATAAAAATATATGCTTTTTCCGCCGCTGCTGCCCAAATAAATTCTCGCGCAGTTTGGGTAAAGTGATTGGCCGCTGA encodes the following:
- the Bcfzo1 gene encoding Bcfzo1, with translation MSQNNRKGKGKGRGGQAGSGDNSSSNTPNGGRPQYMTVGPGSAPESAARLQALLDNDSGYGGSVAGESSNGVPSWNPTLTPDRPTPPPSSLPRGQSNEVSENERRSQANAIHQLWYNQHRVTLGRSINRVVETLKSLQEMNAQWPAIYPSVQREESQHQRQDPRPGLVHTQTGIGSSIPEPRPGQVRRAMTSIGEGSSNAESSQAAESKSTPEPRLVTPQIAQEFSILKLDLKLGALHQTELVHSLEKASIASLLDGKISSSINHLLSLRERIEDSSSKVLVTGDLNTGKSTFCNALLRRKILPEDQQPCTSIFCEVLDARENGGIEEVHAVHKETIYDRHDESTFDVYTIQDLEQLVLDNDTYTQCKVYVKDVRTIDESLLNNGVVDIAIIDAPGLNLDTTKTTAVFARQEEIDVVVFVVSAANHFTQTAREFIWAAAAEKAYIFMVVNGYDNIRDKERCQKMILEQIQGLSPRTFKESSELVHFVSSNAIPTAALGPPGPPGGSGGGSGSYSGGSGDGPDFDDGSDPKGKGKGKDKEKIRDFEILEQSLRRFVLEKRARSKLAPAKTYLLNVLSDIQSLATVNAEVAQSELDRVTKELADIEPMLEASQKAKAEVSDDIDRTIDATCKGIYDYTRSTLNDTIARTADGDLGIPYPGLFGAFQYADDIKEAIMSEISATVSACEEHARRKTVDGVTQIKQLGILHLGDEYTDLSFRSDIMFKRKRDILAKHLDIETELWDFFDFSTLLQRQEKMAGTGMAMTFATVVGSRAIGGFGWVDGALSAAKIMGNNNLRRLVVPGILAGAIAAAYYILNQIPQSLPHRLSSKISTQLSAIDYVHSNSDRISSSVRKVLRFPADNLRVGLQRSVEQLGTKREETRKIRGESEVARKYFGNLVNKSAEIRNNVESVDLEGPAPGVAAAYDA